In Nocardia sp. NBC_00403, the DNA window TACTCTCCGGTCGCGGATCGGGCCTGTGGGTCGACGAGCATGCTCGCGAAACCATGCGGCAGGTTGTCGAATCGCCGCAGCTCGGCGTCGACACCGAGACCACGCAGCCGTGTGACCAGCGTTTCACCTTGATCACGCAGTACGTCCATGCCTGCTGTCGCGACATAGGTGCGCGGCATGACCGACAAATCGCCGGACAGCACCGAAAAGCGCGGATCTTCCTGCGCGTGGGTGGTCGGCGCGTACCACCGCATCGCGCGACGAACAGAATCCTCGTCGAGCGGGACGGTGAACAGCGTCGTCGACTGATAGCGATCCAGCGTCCAGTCCAGCGCCGGGTACAGCAACGCCACCACTGCGGGCCGGTAGCGCGCGTCCGGGGCGAGCGTGAGGGCGACGGCCGCGGCGAGGTTTCCGCCGGCACTGTCACCGCCGATTCCGATGCGGCCGGTGTCGATGCCCCACTGTTCGGCGTGGTCGACCGCATAACGGAAGGCCGCGCTAACGTCATCGAATGCGGCGGGAAACGGGTGCTCCGGCGCCAGTCGATAGTCCACCGACAGCACCGACACCCCGGCACGGTCGGCGAGGAACCGCAGCGTGTTCTCATAACCGGCGACACTGCCGACGTGCCAACCTCCGCCGTGCACGAACATCAGCAGCGACCGTGACCCTCGCTCGGGCTGATACAAGCGGGCCGCCAACAGTCCCGCAGGCCCGGCGATCGTCCACGAGGATGTGCGTACCGGTCCGGTGCGCACGGTGGTGACCACTCTCATCAGCCAGTCGAGCTTTGCCCGGGTGAACGTTGTCGGCGCACGACGGGCAAGCAGGTCGCGTTTACCCGCCGTGGCAAGCACGTGCAGTCGGGGATTCATCCGCTGGCCATCGAGCACCGGAGGCCGCACCGGCAGACGATCGGAAACCCTCGGTGATACCGCCAGCACTCTGCCCAGCACACCACCGACCATCGCTTCGGCCTCACCGACTACTCGAAGCAGCACATTCAACTCCCTCGATACGACTGCCCGGCAACGTTGCCGACGAAGTGTAGTCCGGCACACCACCCCGCACGTGCACGGCCGAATCCGACGCAGGGAACGGTCGAGCCTGTCATCTCCCGATCCCCGCGCGGGTGTGGTGGGGCAATTGGCGGCGCGCCTGGTCCATTGCATGGTCGATGTCCGGCAGGGACCGTGCGTCGGCCTGGATGATCACGACGTCTTCGGGAAGTCCGGCGTTGGCGACATTGTCGACGCCGGTGACCATGACGCGGTAGCCGCGGGACTGGAGCAGTTCAGCGGTGGCCTTGCCGATGTCACCTAACGCAGGTCCCCGGCCGAGACCGACCTCACCGCGGTCGGCGCCGCCGCCACCTCGGTTCGACCAGCACGCCATTGTTCACGCCGAGTCGCCTGTCTGACAAAGGACGTATTCGACGAGCGCGTCCGTGTGGCGCGGTTGGCTTGGGGGCGTAGGTGGGTACCTACTTCATGAGGCTCAGCAGGCCGAGGTGCGGTTCGAGCGCGCCGTCCTGACCGAGCGCCAGGAAGTCTGCCTCTACGGCCGAGCGCGCGAGTTTCCCCGCGCGCACCGCGTGGTAGCGCACGTACGACCAGAGAAAGACATCAATGTTGTCGAAGCGGGTGCCGCCTTCGAGTACCTCCTCCTCGTGGAACCACACGGCCACTTGGCCATTGGTGAGCACGACATACAGATTGCCGCCGCCGTCCGCGCCGATCGAGTAGACATCGTCGTCGGTCAGCTCGGTCGAATAGTTCGAATCGCTTATGCTGCAATCATTTACGGCGAAATCGAAGCCGT includes these proteins:
- a CDS encoding alpha/beta hydrolase, giving the protein MLLRVVGEAEAMVGGVLGRVLAVSPRVSDRLPVRPPVLDGQRMNPRLHVLATAGKRDLLARRAPTTFTRAKLDWLMRVVTTVRTGPVRTSSWTIAGPAGLLAARLYQPERGSRSLLMFVHGGGWHVGSVAGYENTLRFLADRAGVSVLSVDYRLAPEHPFPAAFDDVSAAFRYAVDHAEQWGIDTGRIGIGGDSAGGNLAAAVALTLAPDARYRPAVVALLYPALDWTLDRYQSTTLFTVPLDEDSVRRAMRWYAPTTHAQEDPRFSVLSGDLSVMPRTYVATAGMDVLRDQGETLVTRLRGLGVDAELRRFDNLPHGFASMLVDPQARSATGEYARAVGSILAQRVT